From a region of the Candidatus Zixiibacteriota bacterium genome:
- the secE gene encoding preprotein translocase subunit SecE, with amino-acid sequence MNLRDKIVTYYEETMIEMKKVTWPTWDEVRGSTIVVIITSILLAAFTFAVDSGLSYLTRLVLRS; translated from the coding sequence ATGAACCTGCGTGACAAAATCGTGACCTACTACGAAGAGACCATGATCGAAATGAAGAAGGTCACCTGGCCGACGTGGGACGAAGTCCGTGGCTCGACGATCGTCGTGATCATCACTTCAATCCTGCTGGCGGCCTTTACCTTCGCCGTCGATTCCGGTCTCTCCTATCTAACCC